From Halanaeroarchaeum sulfurireducens, a single genomic window includes:
- a CDS encoding helix-turn-helix domain-containing protein, giving the protein MTESMSEYLSRDMQCEGLLECMHGLKTLDKEVFKELTSTDDPLTVDEIADRVDRERSTAYRAVQRLLSAGFITKEQVNYDQGGYYHVYKPTDPDAIAEDMQRLLNDWYAKMGQLISEFRTKYDDEDLPPVEP; this is encoded by the coding sequence ATGACCGAATCGATGAGCGAATACCTTTCGCGGGATATGCAGTGCGAGGGGTTACTGGAGTGTATGCATGGCCTGAAAACCCTCGACAAAGAGGTGTTCAAGGAGCTGACGAGCACCGACGATCCGCTCACGGTCGACGAAATCGCAGATCGGGTCGATCGCGAGCGGTCGACGGCGTACCGGGCGGTTCAGCGCCTGCTCTCCGCCGGCTTCATCACCAAAGAACAGGTCAACTACGACCAGGGCGGCTACTATCACGTGTACAAGCCGACGGATCCGGACGCCATCGCGGAGGACATGCAACGCCTCCTCAACGACTGGTACGCGAAGATGGGCCAGCTCATCTCGGAATTCCGGACGAAGTACGACGACGAAGATCTTCCCCCCGTGGAGCCCTGA
- a CDS encoding helix-turn-helix transcriptional regulator yields the protein MQSGKVLGILIVTVVLTTAVTPAGGAIQSDLAAPGDVDPDSVHIGVDVRPDGSAEWTIQYRVALNDENETAAYEDIVADVENNSSAYVDRFASRINATVDEAETETGRSMSASNFSVTAKISGLTQSYGTTTYTFVWHGFAATEGETLRVGDALRGFFLDTSTTMRVTWLDDYTATTVLPSPSDQQATWVVWQGPIEFGEDEPQIVLEPDASEPGDAETTGSSAGPTTAVTDGSNDALLLVALVIGTLLALSFIVAWYYRTREERGGPAGSTTVGGPDSATPEETSVPPPQPVEESAPPEELLSNEERVIRFLADHGGRAKQQELVDGLDWTEAKTSQVLSSMAEEGTVEKFRIGRENVVKLPEDDTDEI from the coding sequence ATGCAATCGGGGAAGGTCCTGGGGATCCTCATCGTGACGGTCGTTCTGACGACGGCCGTCACCCCTGCAGGCGGCGCCATCCAGAGCGACCTCGCCGCGCCGGGGGACGTCGATCCCGATTCCGTCCACATCGGCGTCGACGTACGACCCGACGGGAGCGCCGAGTGGACGATCCAGTACCGCGTCGCACTGAACGACGAAAACGAGACTGCGGCGTACGAGGATATCGTCGCGGACGTCGAGAACAACTCCTCTGCGTACGTCGACCGGTTCGCGTCGCGGATCAACGCGACCGTCGACGAAGCGGAGACTGAAACAGGCCGATCGATGTCCGCGTCGAACTTCTCCGTCACGGCGAAGATAAGCGGCTTGACCCAGTCCTATGGAACCACGACGTACACCTTCGTATGGCATGGCTTTGCCGCCACCGAGGGCGAAACGCTAAGGGTGGGCGACGCGCTTCGCGGATTCTTCCTCGACACTAGCACCACGATGCGTGTCACGTGGCTCGACGACTACACCGCGACGACAGTGCTACCCTCGCCGAGTGACCAACAGGCCACGTGGGTCGTCTGGCAGGGGCCGATCGAATTCGGCGAAGACGAACCCCAGATCGTTCTCGAACCTGATGCCTCGGAGCCCGGCGACGCGGAAACGACAGGTTCGTCCGCTGGTCCAACGACGGCCGTCACTGATGGCTCGAATGACGCGCTACTCCTCGTGGCCCTCGTCATCGGCACACTCCTTGCACTCTCGTTCATCGTCGCGTGGTACTACAGAACCCGTGAGGAACGAGGTGGCCCCGCCGGATCGACGACTGTTGGCGGCCCCGACAGCGCCACTCCCGAGGAGACTTCCGTACCGCCACCCCAACCCGTGGAGGAGAGTGCCCCACCCGAAGAGCTACTGAGCAACGAAGAGCGAGTGATCAGATTCCTCGCCGACCACGGAGGCCGAGCGAAACAACAGGAACTGGTCGACGGACTCGACTGGACGGAGGCCAAAACGAGCCAGGTGCTCTCCTCGATGGCCGAGGAGGGCACCGTCGAGAAGTTCCGCATCGGCCGCGAGAACGTCGTGAAACTTCCGGAGGACGATACCGATGAGATCTGA
- a CDS encoding PfkB family carbohydrate kinase, with amino-acid sequence MRDIRDRLRSGTTPTVTVLPDGSVDRRSEIVGVDGDQLSRETVGAEIASDGKTFLTEWHGVEPGGQSPNAARQLHELGAETTLIGHLDHSIFDSIPFRTYSMGDPAEIHVYELADGVMMFAAESTDIETWTFDRVETALGPNLESAFGADAVLWMNWAAFPHGTAALERTSELLGSETTLVIDPGAVSTRSTGDAVDLLDGLRNADPAGDTVLSPSRRESNALLDALGIDVSNRSEIATELREYTDIAAVAVHDKPAATVATEQSVVEVPTVEDVEPNRHAGAGDRFNGGVTYALASGWSWAETLTLGNACATHYITHDRCGDRADLLALLERYADDDRV; translated from the coding sequence ATGCGGGATATACGGGATCGACTTCGTTCAGGAACCACTCCGACGGTGACAGTTCTCCCGGATGGAAGCGTCGATCGACGGTCGGAAATCGTGGGCGTCGACGGCGACCAACTCTCGCGGGAGACCGTGGGGGCCGAGATAGCTTCCGACGGGAAGACGTTCCTGACGGAGTGGCATGGCGTCGAGCCGGGCGGGCAGTCCCCCAATGCGGCCCGACAACTCCACGAACTTGGGGCGGAGACGACACTTATCGGTCATCTCGACCACTCGATTTTCGACTCGATCCCCTTCCGAACGTATTCGATGGGCGATCCGGCGGAGATACACGTGTACGAACTCGCGGACGGGGTGATGATGTTCGCCGCCGAATCGACGGATATCGAGACGTGGACGTTCGATCGGGTGGAAACTGCCCTCGGGCCAAATCTCGAGTCGGCCTTTGGGGCCGATGCCGTGCTGTGGATGAACTGGGCGGCATTTCCGCACGGAACCGCTGCCCTCGAGCGGACGAGCGAGTTGCTCGGGTCGGAGACCACACTGGTCATCGATCCCGGCGCGGTGTCCACGCGATCGACTGGCGACGCCGTCGACCTGCTCGACGGGCTTCGCAATGCGGACCCGGCTGGCGATACTGTATTGAGCCCGAGTCGGCGAGAGAGCAACGCGCTCCTCGACGCGCTGGGGATCGACGTGTCCAACCGATCGGAGATCGCGACCGAACTACGCGAGTATACCGACATTGCGGCCGTGGCCGTTCACGACAAACCGGCCGCGACCGTCGCGACGGAACAATCAGTCGTCGAGGTTCCAACGGTCGAAGACGTTGAACCGAACCGACACGCTGGCGCGGGAGACCGATTCAACGGGGGCGTTACCTACGCGCTCGCATCGGGTTGGTCGTGGGCAGAGACACTTACCCTCGGCAATGCCTGCGCGACCCACTACATCACGCACGATCGCTGTGGCGACCGAGCGGACCTCCTCGCGCTCCTCGAAAGGTACGCGGACGACGATAGGGTGTAG
- a CDS encoding phosphoglycolate phosphatase, which yields MVPPLAVDIDGTLSRADRSIDPRVLDALREWDAPVVIATGKALPFPVALCQFVGIPERVIAENGGISVVDDELLVHGDRDAADAVVRDYEEAGFDLGWGELDLANRWRETEIAVSHDAPLDPLSAIADDHGLEVVDTGFAYHVKSPTVSKGTALTDVAETLGVPPSSFVAIGDSENDVGMLERAGESFAVANADELARRAAETVTEGEYADGFLEAIDAIRR from the coding sequence ATGGTGCCCCCGCTGGCCGTCGACATCGACGGGACGTTGAGTCGTGCAGACCGCTCCATCGACCCACGGGTGCTGGATGCACTCCGCGAGTGGGACGCACCGGTGGTCATCGCGACCGGGAAGGCGCTCCCGTTCCCCGTTGCACTTTGCCAGTTCGTCGGGATCCCCGAACGGGTCATCGCAGAAAACGGCGGTATCTCCGTCGTCGACGACGAATTGCTCGTTCACGGTGATCGGGATGCTGCAGACGCCGTCGTCCGCGATTACGAGGAGGCGGGCTTCGATCTCGGGTGGGGTGAACTCGACCTCGCAAACCGCTGGCGTGAGACCGAGATCGCCGTCAGCCACGATGCTCCCCTGGATCCGCTGTCGGCCATCGCAGACGATCACGGCCTCGAGGTCGTCGATACCGGATTCGCGTACCACGTCAAATCGCCGACCGTAAGCAAGGGGACGGCGCTGACAGACGTCGCCGAAACGCTCGGCGTCCCCCCGTCCTCTTTTGTGGCCATTGGAGATTCGGAAAACGATGTCGGCATGCTCGAACGGGCCGGCGAGTCGTTCGCCGTCGCGAACGCAGACGAACTGGCACGGAGAGCCGCAGAAACGGTAACCGAGGGTGAATACGCGGACGGATTTCTCGAGGCGATCGACGCGATCCGCCGGTAA
- a CDS encoding mechanosensitive ion channel family protein, protein MSDWVGLTPTVTFEGPMSLEGRIATTIGLVIAAHLFARLALPILVHQTRRFISVTVVRGPVEERVERLAAVAPWWVTERLLVQTIQVILAFVTVFAILIVWGQSNIVLGTLTALSLSVPILGQIALTILLFLLAWIGVDVLDSWLDHVTERSEQFTKHQEEITFRVLQIVLFTAVSLAALTMWGVDLSGMLVGAGFLGIVVGIAAQQTLGSLLAGFVLMFSRPFEIGDWVQIGDEEGIVTDITIVNTRMENFDGEYVVLPNDMVSNSTIINRSRKGRLRLVVEVGIDYDADPEQAQKVAVDAISDVDNILSVPRPVAITSRFADSAVVLELRFWIDKPSARRRAKATSAAVRAVKRAFEREGIKIPFPQQELSGRAETGGFRVVESGFSDQE, encoded by the coding sequence ATGAGCGATTGGGTGGGACTCACGCCAACAGTGACCTTCGAGGGACCGATGTCGCTCGAGGGACGAATCGCGACGACGATCGGCCTCGTCATCGCGGCCCACCTTTTCGCCCGCCTCGCCCTCCCGATACTGGTCCACCAGACGCGACGGTTCATCTCGGTAACGGTCGTCCGCGGTCCGGTCGAGGAGCGCGTCGAGCGACTCGCCGCTGTGGCGCCGTGGTGGGTCACTGAACGGTTGCTGGTCCAGACCATCCAGGTAATTCTCGCCTTCGTTACCGTCTTTGCCATCCTCATCGTCTGGGGTCAATCCAACATCGTTCTCGGAACCCTGACAGCCCTATCGTTGTCCGTTCCGATTCTGGGTCAGATCGCCCTGACGATCCTGTTATTCCTTCTCGCGTGGATCGGCGTCGACGTGCTCGACTCCTGGCTGGACCACGTTACCGAACGCTCCGAGCAGTTCACCAAACACCAGGAGGAGATCACCTTTCGTGTCCTCCAGATCGTCCTCTTTACTGCGGTGTCCCTGGCCGCGCTCACGATGTGGGGTGTGGATCTCAGCGGGATGCTGGTCGGTGCCGGGTTTCTGGGCATCGTCGTCGGTATCGCCGCCCAGCAAACGCTCGGATCCCTTCTCGCGGGCTTCGTTTTGATGTTCTCACGCCCCTTCGAGATCGGCGACTGGGTGCAGATCGGTGACGAAGAGGGTATCGTCACCGACATCACCATCGTCAACACACGAATGGAGAACTTCGACGGGGAATACGTCGTCCTTCCGAACGACATGGTGAGCAATTCGACCATCATCAACCGATCCCGGAAGGGACGGCTCAGGTTGGTCGTCGAGGTGGGCATCGATTACGACGCGGACCCGGAGCAGGCCCAGAAAGTCGCGGTGGATGCGATTTCGGACGTCGACAATATTTTGTCCGTGCCGCGGCCAGTCGCTATCACCAGTCGATTTGCGGACTCGGCGGTCGTTCTCGAACTGCGCTTCTGGATCGACAAGCCGAGCGCTCGGCGCAGAGCGAAGGCCACGAGTGCAGCGGTTCGGGCCGTGAAACGAGCCTTCGAACGCGAAGGGATCAAGATTCCCTTCCCACAGCAGGAACTCTCGGGACGAGCGGAAACGGGCGGGTTTCGCGTCGTCGAATCGGGGTTCAGTGACCAGGAGTGA
- a CDS encoding secondary thiamine-phosphate synthase enzyme YjbQ, giving the protein MSGSFTVETDHGVSVTDVTDLVTERVPDNVEDGICTVHVPHTTAGVTINEAESGLLADVETILSTLVSDDQAYRHDEIDDNATAHLRSMLLGSSVSVPITDGHLDLGTWQSILFFDGDGPRRRTVTVAIVGDS; this is encoded by the coding sequence ATGTCTGGGTCCTTCACCGTCGAAACGGATCACGGCGTTTCAGTCACCGACGTCACGGACCTCGTCACAGAGCGCGTTCCGGACAATGTCGAGGATGGCATTTGTACCGTTCACGTTCCACATACGACCGCTGGCGTGACCATCAATGAGGCCGAATCCGGTCTGCTGGCGGACGTCGAAACCATCCTGTCCACGCTCGTCTCGGACGATCAAGCGTACCGCCACGACGAGATCGACGACAACGCGACGGCCCACCTGCGGAGTATGCTTCTCGGATCGAGCGTCTCCGTACCGATCACAGACGGGCACCTCGATCTCGGCACCTGGCAATCGATCCTGTTTTTCGACGGCGACGGGCCGCGACGGCGGACCGTAACCGTCGCCATCGTCGGCGATTCGTGA
- a CDS encoding TIGR00725 family protein — MRVSVIGGSAVNEGVYETARVLGTQLAERGHTVVSGGLTGVMEATARGVEQAGGTTIGIIPGTDRDDANRFVDTVIATGLGDARNALVALNGDAVIAVDGGPGTLSEIGHARALDKPVAGLDTFDVPGVQPVETPEAAVEYVEGAVETD; from the coding sequence ATGCGCGTGAGCGTCATCGGCGGTTCGGCGGTGAACGAAGGAGTATACGAGACCGCCCGTGTTCTGGGAACCCAACTCGCGGAACGCGGGCACACGGTCGTCAGTGGGGGACTGACAGGCGTCATGGAGGCGACTGCTCGTGGGGTCGAACAGGCCGGCGGAACGACCATCGGCATCATTCCGGGAACCGATCGCGACGACGCGAACCGATTCGTGGACACCGTCATCGCGACGGGTCTCGGGGACGCCCGGAACGCACTGGTCGCCCTCAACGGCGACGCGGTCATCGCGGTGGACGGTGGACCGGGCACGCTCTCGGAGATCGGTCACGCCCGCGCTCTCGACAAACCCGTCGCCGGCCTCGACACGTTCGACGTCCCTGGCGTCCAGCCGGTCGAAACGCCGGAAGCGGCCGTCGAATACGTTGAGGGGGCTGTCGAAACGGATTGA
- a CDS encoding NAD(P)/FAD-dependent oxidoreductase, protein MQRVDVAIVGGGPAGTSAAIAAAERGADAIVIEKGVPRSDRDRLGPDSTDAAGFLDYWVDIADIDVEALPEDVILREIDGADFVGPNEHVAIDRTGLPSSYDGFGFTFDRTRLDDHLRDRAEQMGAEYRVGTAVRSVETDLTGTPEHTLRLADGSEIVSSQLILADGPQRQVTIPVLDQYLPADRQASSVMNPRSANHIAYQEYREFPEEVFDPSRLSFWWGWMPGETAYPWIFPNAGSVARIGLTMPIGMDIGDVSDRDAYRLLKPEDERFPTGRVLVRRMLDELYGDEYDVETDFPVLESGHGKSDGTETYPISSTKPIDSPTDANIAVVGGAMGTTSAFHEGGDHVAIRTGKIAGRLAATDSLDRYNRSWKEAIGEEVRRNVAMASIVEAYTPADWDHVFRTVRDILSYRDGGSMIDFSSVRTGFDALSLLTRYEWRRFLQRGDRCAMIQESTYSVR, encoded by the coding sequence ATGCAACGGGTGGACGTGGCCATCGTCGGTGGCGGTCCCGCGGGAACGTCAGCAGCCATTGCCGCTGCTGAGCGGGGAGCCGACGCAATCGTCATTGAAAAGGGGGTGCCGCGGTCCGACCGGGATCGTCTCGGCCCCGACTCGACGGACGCCGCTGGCTTTCTCGATTACTGGGTCGACATCGCAGACATCGACGTCGAAGCCCTGCCCGAGGACGTGATCCTTCGGGAAATCGACGGCGCCGATTTCGTGGGTCCGAACGAGCACGTCGCGATCGATCGGACGGGGCTGCCGTCATCGTACGACGGGTTCGGATTTACGTTCGATCGGACTCGTCTGGATGACCACCTCCGGGACCGGGCGGAGCAGATGGGTGCGGAATATCGGGTGGGAACCGCGGTCAGGTCCGTCGAGACCGATCTGACTGGGACTCCCGAACATACGCTTCGGCTCGCGGACGGGTCGGAAATCGTCTCCTCGCAGTTGATCCTCGCGGACGGTCCTCAGCGGCAGGTCACGATACCGGTTCTCGACCAGTACCTGCCGGCTGATCGACAGGCTTCGAGCGTCATGAATCCACGATCCGCCAACCACATCGCCTACCAGGAATACCGGGAGTTCCCCGAGGAGGTGTTCGATCCCTCCCGGCTCTCCTTCTGGTGGGGGTGGATGCCCGGAGAGACTGCCTATCCATGGATATTTCCGAACGCGGGGTCCGTCGCCCGCATCGGGTTGACCATGCCCATCGGAATGGATATCGGCGACGTGAGCGATCGCGACGCCTATCGGTTGCTGAAGCCGGAAGACGAGAGATTTCCGACGGGTCGCGTTCTCGTCAGGCGAATGCTCGACGAACTGTACGGGGACGAGTACGACGTAGAGACGGACTTTCCCGTGCTGGAATCGGGGCACGGAAAGAGCGACGGGACCGAGACCTATCCGATCTCATCGACGAAGCCCATCGACTCGCCGACCGACGCGAACATCGCCGTCGTTGGCGGGGCAATGGGAACGACATCGGCGTTCCACGAGGGCGGCGATCACGTCGCCATACGGACCGGGAAGATCGCTGGCCGACTGGCTGCGACCGACTCTCTCGATCGGTACAACCGATCCTGGAAGGAGGCGATCGGCGAAGAAGTCCGCAGGAATGTCGCCATGGCGTCCATCGTCGAGGCGTACACGCCGGCGGACTGGGACCACGTCTTCCGGACGGTGAGGGATATCCTCTCGTATCGCGACGGCGGATCCATGATCGATTTTTCGAGCGTGAGAACGGGATTCGACGCGCTTTCCCTCCTCACACGGTACGAGTGGCGACGGTTCCTACAGCGTGGCGATCGGTGTGCGATGATCCAGGAATCAACGTACTCCGTTCGGTGA
- the mobB gene encoding molybdopterin-guanine dinucleotide biosynthesis protein B, with protein MTVVAIAGYRDSGKTTLVERLVPVLKERGRVATVKSIHHDVDVDTPGKDTYRHREAGADAVVGLTPSLTFQVRVEGTDADRDPDESLSRGIDLLDDEYEFVVAEGFKSVDVPTILVGDIERDAVNGQVLTRVSTPRDADLGPLVTAIGSISTDP; from the coding sequence ATGACCGTGGTCGCCATTGCGGGGTACCGGGACAGCGGCAAGACGACGCTGGTCGAGCGTCTGGTCCCCGTCTTGAAGGAGCGGGGACGCGTCGCGACGGTGAAGTCCATCCACCACGACGTCGACGTCGACACCCCGGGCAAAGACACGTACCGACATCGGGAGGCCGGTGCCGACGCCGTCGTGGGCCTCACGCCGTCACTGACCTTTCAGGTCCGGGTCGAGGGGACCGATGCCGATCGCGACCCCGACGAGAGCCTCTCTCGTGGGATCGATCTCCTGGACGACGAGTACGAGTTCGTCGTCGCGGAGGGGTTCAAATCGGTCGACGTCCCCACGATCCTGGTCGGAGATATCGAGCGCGACGCGGTAAACGGGCAAGTTCTTACCCGTGTCTCGACACCCCGGGACGCCGATCTCGGGCCGCTCGTGACGGCCATCGGATCGATCTCGACGGACCCGTAA
- a CDS encoding MFS transporter encodes MSVERSWLGVGAVGGWQVVASSTYYSVFAATAAITAEFQVSQYQIGILLAVMTLGYTLMLFPAGAIVDGYGDRVAMVLGLGLLATGALTIGFTPTYEVLLIAVFILGASYASAMPATNRAIAARAPKGRYNLAIGVKQVGVTMGSAIASVAVTNATRVGGTWRTAFFGIGTVAGVVAVGYLIGYRGIGGSGSMELPNIRGLRSNRTYVLLTIAGFFIGSGVFTTTGYLVPYLGDSGTSVQIAGFALATMQVSGSAGRIGVGELADRLPGSPEGGAFRVMLAQMGTAAALFIALPLAGVSVQFVLVAILGVSMLGVTGLYHGTLVRLVPDDETGAATAGGQTTLNLGGLVAPPAFGLVADAAGFRVSWRLLAVASLLSAVALWFAIRSARDI; translated from the coding sequence GTGTCGGTCGAACGATCCTGGCTGGGCGTCGGGGCCGTCGGTGGCTGGCAGGTGGTGGCCAGTTCGACGTACTACTCCGTCTTCGCTGCGACAGCCGCTATCACTGCCGAGTTCCAGGTCTCGCAGTACCAGATCGGCATTCTGCTCGCCGTCATGACGCTCGGATATACCCTGATGTTGTTTCCGGCTGGCGCCATCGTCGACGGTTACGGGGACCGGGTCGCGATGGTCCTCGGCCTCGGCCTGCTCGCCACCGGAGCCCTGACGATCGGGTTCACCCCTACCTACGAGGTTCTCCTGATAGCTGTCTTCATCCTGGGAGCGTCCTACGCGAGCGCGATGCCCGCGACGAACCGGGCTATCGCCGCCCGAGCCCCCAAGGGCAGGTACAATCTCGCCATCGGGGTCAAACAGGTGGGTGTTACGATGGGCAGTGCCATCGCGTCCGTGGCGGTCACGAACGCGACTCGCGTCGGCGGGACGTGGCGGACTGCCTTTTTCGGTATCGGGACCGTCGCGGGAGTGGTCGCCGTGGGGTATCTCATCGGCTATCGGGGGATCGGAGGGAGCGGTTCGATGGAATTGCCCAACATCCGTGGTCTCCGGTCGAATCGGACCTACGTCCTCCTGACCATCGCCGGGTTTTTCATCGGTTCGGGCGTTTTCACCACGACCGGATATCTGGTCCCGTACCTCGGCGATTCAGGGACGAGCGTCCAGATCGCCGGCTTTGCGCTGGCGACGATGCAGGTCTCCGGAAGCGCCGGCCGCATTGGGGTGGGAGAACTGGCAGATCGGTTGCCCGGGTCGCCCGAAGGGGGTGCCTTCCGGGTCATGCTGGCCCAGATGGGGACGGCGGCCGCCCTATTCATCGCCCTGCCACTGGCAGGTGTGTCAGTGCAATTCGTCCTCGTCGCCATTCTCGGGGTGTCCATGCTCGGCGTGACTGGACTGTATCACGGGACGCTGGTGCGTCTGGTTCCCGACGACGAGACGGGAGCGGCCACTGCCGGCGGACAGACCACCCTCAACCTCGGCGGGCTCGTGGCACCGCCTGCGTTCGGCCTCGTGGCCGACGCGGCGGGGTTTCGTGTGAGCTGGCGACTTCTCGCGGTCGCGAGCCTGCTCTCGGCGGTCGCTCTCTGGTTCGCGATACGAAGCGCACGGGATATTTGA
- the mobA gene encoding molybdenum cofactor guanylyltransferase, whose translation MKGAVVLAGGFSTRFGDADKAVADVAGEPMIRRVVSTVAPLVDDIVVNVRTDQRRSIETALADLDVQYGFAFDDVPDRGPLAGMVVGLERSAAEYTLVVACDMPFVDRKFVETLFERANGTEAAIPVERGEDGEWLQPLQAVYETDRTLRVTSEALEDGIESPATAVGRLSFDAVPVSGDGERWSLRNVNTPADRREAERYVERSQEETAESAFSDSPNGVR comes from the coding sequence ATGAAAGGGGCCGTCGTCCTCGCTGGCGGATTTTCCACACGGTTCGGGGACGCTGACAAGGCCGTCGCCGACGTGGCCGGCGAGCCGATGATCCGCCGGGTCGTCTCGACCGTCGCCCCACTCGTCGACGACATCGTCGTGAACGTGCGAACCGATCAGCGACGGTCCATCGAGACCGCGCTCGCGGATCTCGACGTTCAGTATGGGTTCGCCTTCGACGACGTCCCGGACCGCGGGCCGCTGGCGGGCATGGTTGTTGGTCTCGAGCGGTCGGCAGCGGAGTACACCCTCGTCGTCGCGTGTGACATGCCCTTCGTCGACCGGAAGTTCGTCGAAACGCTCTTCGAGCGAGCGAACGGGACGGAGGCAGCGATACCGGTCGAACGGGGCGAGGATGGCGAGTGGCTACAGCCCCTCCAGGCTGTCTATGAGACGGATCGCACACTTCGCGTGACGAGCGAGGCCCTCGAGGACGGAATCGAGAGCCCCGCCACGGCCGTCGGTCGACTGTCGTTCGACGCGGTCCCCGTGTCAGGTGACGGCGAACGCTGGTCGCTCCGGAACGTCAACACCCCGGCGGACCGCCGGGAGGCCGAACGGTACGTGGAACGAAGCCAGGAGGAGACTGCCGAGAGTGCTTTCTCCGACTCACCGAACGGAGTACGTTGA
- a CDS encoding MBL fold metallo-hydrolase, whose protein sequence is MTSQPATTSPDGGAVDPRELYDRIQADDPVAILDVRSEADYEEWHIDGPEVDAVNVPGEEFEGDLDADLLDSLPEGDPLVVVCAKGVTSADIAATLRDHGIDALNLDEGMEGWARVYVATPVERYDGSGTLYQYQRPSSGCLAYFLVDGDEAAVFDPLRAFLDRYRSDVADHEANLSYVFDTHIHADHVSGVRRLMGNGTVGVLPEPAIERGVTYADEVQAATDGEEFHVGDAVVTAVHTPGHTSGMTSYRIDDSVLLTGDGLFTESVARPDLEHGDEGATDAARTLYETLQNVILDYPDDLLIAGGHYSGAAQPAEDGTYTATLGDLRERMEMLSLSEDDFVERVLEDMPPRPTNYQTIIATNLGQESVTDRQAFELELGPNNCATSADAL, encoded by the coding sequence ATGACATCACAGCCCGCAACGACATCTCCCGACGGCGGGGCAGTCGATCCCCGCGAGCTATACGACCGGATACAGGCCGACGACCCGGTCGCGATTCTCGACGTCCGCAGTGAAGCCGATTACGAGGAGTGGCACATCGACGGCCCCGAAGTCGATGCAGTGAACGTGCCCGGGGAGGAATTCGAGGGCGACCTGGACGCCGACCTCCTGGACTCGCTTCCCGAAGGAGATCCGCTGGTCGTCGTCTGTGCGAAAGGTGTAACGAGTGCCGACATCGCCGCCACGTTGCGGGACCACGGCATCGACGCACTGAACCTCGACGAGGGGATGGAGGGATGGGCTCGTGTGTACGTCGCAACGCCGGTAGAGCGATACGATGGCTCCGGGACGCTCTACCAGTATCAGCGCCCCTCGTCGGGGTGTCTGGCCTACTTCCTCGTCGATGGAGACGAAGCGGCCGTCTTCGACCCCTTGCGAGCGTTCCTGGATCGGTATCGGTCCGACGTGGCGGATCACGAGGCGAATCTCTCGTACGTGTTCGACACCCACATCCACGCCGATCACGTCAGCGGAGTCCGTCGACTCATGGGCAATGGCACGGTGGGCGTCCTTCCCGAGCCGGCGATCGAACGGGGCGTGACGTACGCGGACGAGGTCCAGGCGGCGACGGACGGCGAGGAATTCCACGTTGGGGACGCCGTCGTCACGGCGGTTCACACGCCGGGACACACCTCCGGGATGACCTCGTATCGTATCGACGATAGCGTGCTGTTGACCGGCGACGGCCTCTTTACGGAAAGCGTCGCCAGGCCGGACCTCGAACACGGGGACGAGGGCGCAACGGACGCGGCCAGGACGCTTTACGAGACGCTTCAGAACGTGATTCTCGACTATCCCGACGATCTCCTCATCGCCGGCGGGCACTACAGCGGCGCCGCCCAACCGGCCGAGGACGGGACGTACACCGCCACGCTAGGGGACCTTCGCGAGAGGATGGAAATGCTCTCGCTTTCCGAGGACGACTTCGTCGAGCGTGTTCTCGAGGACATGCCGCCACGCCCGACGAACTACCAGACCATCATCGCGACAAACCTCGGACAGGAGAGCGTCACCGACAGGCAGGCCTTCGAACTCGAACTCGGGCCCAATAACTGTGCGACGAGCGCGGACGCGCTGTGA